From a single Sulfolobus sp. E5-1-F genomic region:
- a CDS encoding MFS transporter, which translates to MSSSNLALLVLIFGTLMSAIDTTIVILAIPSITEELHADLFTMIWVIILYLLVIAVFTTQLGRLGDIYGRAKFYNLGFAIFTLGSALCGAAPNAISLVAFRGIQGIGAAMMQANAGAIIADIFPPNRRGRAYGYTSIGWNAGATLGIVLGGFITTFVGWRYIFYINVPIGIVALILGLRYIKTLETRKVKLDIVGMVTLLFALSSMVYGAVDIAGYGIRTLNIVLISLGLVVLLIFFWLERGHEFPIIDLRAFKGNRVFTFSLLASFLQSTGYLATAFIVIMYLQGIRGLSPLNASLLLVPGYVLASLVAPFTGRLSDKIGARIPATIGVGLMLIAVLIYLTLSLNTPLSIVILASIIGGLGSSLFFPANNSAIMANAPKGFYGGASGLARTLANLGSIISYTIAITISSIVVPRYVAFEVFLGTSNLIGGVASAFLTGLKAAFYVSLGILALALVLSAIRGKEVRAQVAKSIESK; encoded by the coding sequence ATGAGCTCAAGCAATCTAGCACTTCTAGTTCTCATCTTTGGAACTTTGATGTCAGCAATTGATACCACGATAGTAATTTTAGCGATCCCATCGATAACTGAAGAACTTCACGCAGACCTATTTACTATGATCTGGGTAATAATCTTATATTTACTAGTCATAGCAGTGTTCACTACACAGTTAGGAAGGTTAGGTGACATATATGGAAGGGCTAAATTTTACAATTTAGGTTTCGCAATCTTTACATTAGGTTCAGCATTATGTGGAGCAGCTCCCAATGCGATTTCTTTGGTTGCATTTAGGGGAATTCAAGGTATAGGGGCAGCGATGATGCAAGCTAATGCTGGGGCGATAATAGCAGATATTTTTCCTCCAAATAGAAGAGGGAGGGCTTATGGATATACTTCAATTGGTTGGAACGCAGGAGCTACGTTAGGTATAGTGCTAGGCGGATTTATTACTACCTTCGTTGGTTGGCGTTATATATTCTACATTAACGTACCAATAGGAATTGTTGCACTTATCTTGGGTTTAAGATACATTAAAACTTTAGAGACTAGAAAGGTCAAATTGGACATCGTTGGAATGGTCACTTTATTATTTGCATTGTCATCTATGGTCTACGGCGCTGTTGACATTGCTGGATATGGAATTAGGACTTTAAATATTGTCTTGATTTCTCTCGGTCTAGTAGTTTTGCTAATATTCTTCTGGTTAGAGAGAGGCCATGAATTCCCAATAATTGATTTAAGGGCTTTTAAGGGTAATAGGGTCTTCACGTTTTCATTGCTTGCGTCTTTCTTACAAAGTACCGGTTATTTAGCGACTGCGTTTATTGTAATTATGTATTTACAAGGCATAAGAGGTCTATCTCCCCTTAATGCGTCTCTTCTTCTTGTCCCTGGTTATGTCTTAGCTAGTCTAGTAGCTCCATTTACTGGTAGATTATCTGATAAAATAGGTGCTAGAATACCTGCCACTATAGGAGTTGGGTTAATGTTAATAGCTGTCTTAATTTACCTCACTCTCTCCTTGAATACACCTCTCTCTATCGTAATATTAGCTTCTATAATCGGAGGCTTAGGTTCTTCATTATTCTTCCCAGCTAATAATAGTGCAATTATGGCAAATGCTCCTAAGGGATTTTATGGTGGTGCATCTGGACTTGCAAGGACATTAGCAAATTTAGGGAGTATAATCAGCTATACAATAGCAATTACAATATCCTCTATTGTAGTTCCCAGATATGTGGCCTTTGAGGTTTTCCTTGGAACTTCAAATCTCATAGGTGGTGTTGCTTCAGCGTTTCTGACGGGCTTAAAGGCCGCATTTTACGTTTCCTTGGGAATACTAGCACTAGCATTAGTGTTATCTGCGATAAGAGGAAAAGAGGTTAGGGCTCAAGTAGCTAAGAGTATAGAAAGTAAGTGA
- a CDS encoding haloacid dehalogenase type II: MGKEKKILAFDLYGTILDLSSVSQEMRRKQLEYTWLLTIMGRYVDFDEITKMAIRYTLGEDKMEEELNKWRNLRAHQDSIYLKDISTIADIYILSNGTTKTIEELLKLNGLLSYFKGIFSAEKVKEYKPSPKVYKYFLEAVKGEAYLVSSNPFDVIGAKNSGMKGIYVNRRNMPFDPLGYEPDVVVKDFKELYEWLQR, encoded by the coding sequence ATGGGAAAAGAAAAGAAAATACTGGCGTTTGACCTATATGGTACAATTTTAGACCTATCGTCAGTTTCACAAGAGATGAGAAGAAAACAGTTAGAATATACTTGGCTATTGACCATAATGGGGAGATATGTGGATTTCGATGAGATAACCAAGATGGCAATAAGATACACTCTAGGAGAGGACAAAATGGAGGAGGAATTAAATAAGTGGAGAAATCTAAGGGCGCATCAAGATTCAATCTATTTAAAGGACATCTCCACAATAGCTGATATTTACATTTTATCCAATGGTACGACTAAGACTATAGAGGAACTTTTGAAGCTTAATGGTCTGTTAAGCTATTTTAAAGGAATATTTAGTGCAGAAAAGGTAAAGGAATATAAGCCCTCACCTAAGGTCTACAAATACTTCCTTGAGGCAGTTAAGGGAGAGGCATATCTGGTCTCATCAAATCCATTCGATGTTATTGGTGCTAAGAATAGTGGAATGAAGGGCATATACGTTAACAGGAGAAATATGCCATTTGACCCGCTAGGCTATGAACCAGATGTTGTGGTCAAAGATTTCAAGGAACTATATGAATGGTTACAAAGATGA
- a CDS encoding MBL fold metallo-hydrolase encodes MKVFEIPLSFVKVFLIETNENGLILIDSGTPGSGRRVIEGVTKLGKNLNKIKSVIFTHSHVDHIGGAYEVKRFVNDAKFGIDENGVDYLKNGKIREPVLHSSVLKVIFSLGKPFFFRKFNGVDVNFVLEEGELAKGIEIIKTPGHTNDSISIYLPELNAIIVGDTLQGDKRGLKYPNIYEDFDGLRKSVEKIKSFNPSMVYVSHGVSSSKFLV; translated from the coding sequence ATGAAAGTCTTTGAGATTCCTCTAAGTTTCGTTAAGGTGTTTCTAATAGAGACTAACGAGAATGGTCTGATCCTAATTGACAGCGGTACTCCCGGTAGTGGTAGAAGAGTTATCGAGGGTGTAACCAAGCTTGGGAAGAATCTTAACAAGATAAAAAGCGTCATATTCACCCATTCACACGTAGATCATATTGGAGGAGCTTACGAAGTAAAGAGATTTGTTAATGACGCTAAGTTTGGGATTGATGAGAACGGCGTTGATTATTTAAAGAACGGTAAAATAAGGGAACCAGTCCTACATTCTTCAGTGCTTAAAGTTATTTTCTCTCTTGGCAAACCTTTCTTCTTTAGGAAATTTAATGGAGTAGACGTGAATTTTGTTCTAGAGGAAGGTGAGCTGGCAAAAGGCATCGAAATAATTAAGACTCCCGGTCATACTAACGATTCCATTTCAATTTACTTGCCGGAATTGAACGCTATAATAGTTGGCGATACTTTGCAAGGTGATAAGAGGGGATTAAAGTATCCTAATATTTATGAGGACTTTGATGGGTTAAGGAAAAGCGTTGAGAAGATAAAGTCGTTTAACCCATCAATGGTCTACGTTTCGCATGGTGTTAGTTCCTCTAAGTTTTTAGTATAG
- a CDS encoding acyl-CoA dehydrogenase family protein: MLLDVETNEDLELVKNSFNEFLSREWNKYGAKKHEVSRDKIMEVFNKVKDLGIFQFIRETGLTNALLLNEIIGENLLPGIVAFSSMLGVDYPVSVGVNYVAEIDKAEIIVTPKGISNKNDVNVEEIESPDPSVRVYRIVEGKWRKSDVDFNKVTLLASAQIIGHATAVLKETVEYSKNRIAFGKPIGSYQAIKHRIVDDALGIELVRSRYLVNPTNPERIFRHAYKKAFKAILNSIQSHGGIGFTADLDLHLHLKRVILLGKLFQQ, translated from the coding sequence TTGCTTTTGGACGTTGAGACAAATGAGGATTTAGAACTGGTTAAAAACTCATTTAACGAGTTCTTAAGTAGGGAATGGAATAAATATGGGGCTAAGAAACATGAGGTTAGTAGAGATAAAATTATGGAAGTGTTCAATAAGGTTAAGGATTTGGGTATCTTCCAGTTTATCAGGGAGACTGGTTTAACAAACGCCTTGTTATTAAACGAGATTATTGGTGAGAACTTATTGCCGGGGATAGTCGCTTTTAGCTCAATGTTAGGAGTTGACTATCCTGTAAGTGTTGGTGTTAATTACGTTGCTGAGATCGATAAAGCTGAAATCATTGTTACACCAAAGGGAATTTCAAATAAAAATGACGTAAATGTTGAGGAGATAGAATCACCAGATCCTTCAGTGAGAGTTTATAGGATAGTTGAGGGAAAGTGGAGAAAATCGGATGTTGATTTTAATAAGGTAACTTTACTCGCCTCGGCTCAAATTATAGGTCATGCAACTGCTGTGCTTAAGGAGACTGTTGAGTACTCTAAAAATAGGATAGCGTTTGGTAAGCCAATTGGGTCTTATCAAGCAATAAAACATAGGATTGTTGACGATGCCTTAGGAATAGAGTTAGTTAGATCTAGGTATTTGGTTAATCCGACAAATCCAGAGAGGATATTTAGACATGCGTACAAGAAAGCCTTCAAAGCAATTCTCAATTCAATTCAGTCTCATGGGGGAATAGGGTTTACTGCAGATCTAGATTTGCACCTTCATCTGAAAAGGGTTATATTACTAGGGAAGTTATTCCAACAATAA
- a CDS encoding ATP-binding protein — MNRELILKALIDWNFWYKDQFVGVERDYSDQLLDLLEKGLAISVIGVKRSGKSTIINQVVKKLIEEKGEDPFDTLIVNFEDSRFGDIRTANDLFSLYELYKEIRKKEKDSKPYIFLDEVQKIKGWEGFVRSIIDRKEANIVISGSTASVNNKSVREVLAGRHLILEVFPLSFKEFLKFKNIRVETELDMIAKGSEIKALFSEYLNYGGFPLVVSNERDKEKILLQLYEDIIFKDVISECNIRNEEEVKNLALFYISNVGNKIRFRKISKSLNIPFRNVQRYTECMKNAYLIFFVKALSPKLSEMTKYDKKVYCIDNGISNVLGYKLNQNIGGLFENLIFLELLRRYGINNVFYYRGRKGEVDFVVKVKDEIREIYQVTYKLSDVEREIKGIEEFLKIRKTKAYIITFDDEGEIKVGDDVVKVVKGWKWLLLE, encoded by the coding sequence GTGAATAGGGAGTTAATATTAAAGGCGTTAATAGATTGGAATTTCTGGTACAAGGACCAATTCGTCGGGGTTGAAAGAGATTACTCTGATCAATTGTTAGACCTATTGGAAAAGGGTTTGGCAATATCGGTAATTGGGGTAAAAAGATCGGGAAAGTCCACAATCATTAATCAAGTTGTTAAAAAGCTAATAGAGGAAAAAGGAGAAGATCCATTTGATACACTAATAGTTAACTTTGAGGACTCTCGCTTTGGCGATATAAGAACTGCTAACGATTTGTTCTCTTTATATGAGTTATATAAGGAGATAAGGAAAAAGGAAAAAGATAGCAAACCGTACATTTTCTTAGATGAGGTTCAGAAGATCAAGGGATGGGAGGGATTCGTTCGATCGATCATAGATAGAAAGGAGGCTAATATAGTGATTTCTGGATCAACAGCTTCAGTGAACAATAAGAGCGTCAGAGAGGTATTAGCTGGTAGGCATTTAATTCTAGAAGTCTTTCCTTTATCCTTTAAAGAATTCCTGAAATTTAAGAATATTAGAGTGGAAACGGAATTAGATATGATAGCAAAAGGAAGCGAGATTAAAGCGCTGTTCTCAGAATACCTAAACTACGGAGGATTTCCCCTAGTAGTATCCAATGAGAGAGATAAGGAGAAGATATTGCTACAATTGTATGAGGATATAATTTTTAAAGACGTAATTAGTGAATGCAATATAAGGAATGAGGAAGAAGTTAAGAACTTAGCATTATTTTACATCTCAAACGTAGGGAATAAGATACGTTTTAGAAAAATATCTAAATCTCTTAATATTCCCTTTAGAAACGTCCAAAGGTATACCGAATGTATGAAAAATGCCTATCTTATTTTCTTCGTAAAAGCCCTAAGTCCAAAGCTGAGTGAAATGACTAAATACGATAAGAAAGTGTATTGCATAGACAATGGCATATCTAACGTGTTAGGATATAAGTTAAATCAAAATATCGGTGGCTTATTTGAAAACCTAATATTCCTAGAACTCTTGAGGAGATACGGGATTAACAATGTCTTCTATTATAGGGGTAGAAAGGGTGAAGTAGACTTCGTCGTTAAAGTGAAGGATGAGATAAGGGAAATATATCAAGTGACTTACAAGTTAAGCGATGTAGAGAGGGAGATAAAAGGTATCGAGGAGTTTTTAAAGATAAGAAAGACAAAGGCTTACATTATAACTTTTGACGATGAGGGAGAGATAAAGGTTGGAGATGACGTAGTGAAAGTGGTTAAGGGATGGAAATGGTTATTGTTGGAATAA
- a CDS encoding MaoC family dehydratase, with translation MFFEDFQVGQKWESKGRTITDADVVIFTGITGALNPLFLDEEYGKKTRFKGRIIPGLLTASIAVGLTYQLPSDPFGEGFVALTKLEMDAKKPVKIGDTLRAVVEVTDKKEREKDGRVYLTIRTLNQLGEEVMTLKMEILCNKRS, from the coding sequence ATGTTCTTTGAAGATTTTCAAGTAGGACAAAAATGGGAAAGTAAAGGAAGGACAATAACGGATGCAGATGTTGTAATTTTTACTGGAATAACTGGTGCACTTAATCCACTATTTTTAGATGAGGAATATGGTAAAAAGACTAGATTTAAGGGTAGAATAATACCTGGTTTATTAACAGCCTCAATTGCAGTAGGCTTAACTTATCAATTACCTTCTGACCCTTTTGGCGAGGGCTTTGTAGCTCTAACTAAATTAGAGATGGATGCCAAGAAACCAGTGAAAATAGGGGATACTTTAAGGGCAGTAGTCGAGGTTACTGACAAGAAGGAGAGAGAGAAGGATGGTAGAGTATATTTGACAATAAGGACGCTTAATCAATTGGGAGAAGAAGTAATGACGTTAAAAATGGAAATATTGTGCAATAAGAGAAGTTAA
- a CDS encoding acyl-CoA dehydrogenase family protein: MNEEEYRLKLREWIRNNAPESLKGRKILFETVEFDDYNELRSWQRKLADAGYLGITWPKEYGGQALDPIYEVIAYEEFIRAGLPYGRSLGSIGLMVVAPAILKHGNEEQKRKYLPRILRAEDIWCQGFSEPQAGSDLASATTRAEDKGDYFLVNGQKIWSSYAHIADYMILLARTGEDKYKGLTMFILNMKQEGIRVSPIHQLTGKSDFNTVYFNNAKVPKENIIGNVGDGWKVAMTVLNHERFMLGVTMLFTSKIALESLKGVREREELEDEVEGLEAFYRRILVKLRRGEDIDVEGSMLKLLASELLQRIYEIAVTNYDLETIMKEKWYLGMLASRGRTIAGGTSEILRNVVGERALKLPK, encoded by the coding sequence GTGAATGAGGAGGAGTATAGGTTAAAGTTAAGAGAATGGATAAGAAATAACGCTCCAGAGTCGTTAAAGGGAAGAAAAATCCTATTTGAGACAGTAGAATTTGATGATTATAACGAATTAAGGTCTTGGCAAAGGAAGTTAGCTGATGCCGGGTACTTAGGAATAACTTGGCCTAAGGAGTACGGTGGACAAGCTTTAGATCCAATTTACGAAGTGATCGCTTATGAAGAATTCATAAGGGCTGGATTGCCATACGGTAGAAGTTTGGGTTCAATTGGTTTAATGGTAGTGGCTCCTGCCATTTTAAAGCATGGAAATGAAGAGCAGAAAAGAAAGTATTTACCTAGAATATTGAGAGCTGAGGATATATGGTGTCAAGGTTTTTCTGAACCTCAAGCTGGTTCAGATTTGGCATCAGCAACTACTAGGGCTGAGGATAAGGGTGATTACTTTCTAGTTAATGGACAGAAGATTTGGAGTAGTTATGCTCACATTGCTGATTATATGATACTATTAGCGAGAACTGGTGAGGATAAGTATAAGGGCTTAACGATGTTTATACTTAACATGAAGCAAGAGGGAATCAGAGTATCCCCCATACATCAATTAACGGGAAAGAGCGATTTTAACACTGTGTATTTCAATAATGCGAAGGTTCCTAAGGAGAACATTATAGGTAACGTGGGTGATGGTTGGAAGGTTGCAATGACAGTTTTAAATCATGAGAGGTTCATGTTAGGAGTTACAATGCTATTTACGTCGAAGATAGCCCTAGAAAGTTTGAAAGGCGTAAGGGAGAGAGAGGAGTTGGAGGATGAGGTTGAAGGTCTAGAGGCGTTTTATAGGAGAATTTTAGTAAAGTTAAGGAGAGGAGAGGATATAGACGTAGAGGGTTCTATGTTGAAGCTTTTGGCGTCAGAGTTATTGCAAAGGATATACGAGATTGCAGTGACGAATTACGACTTGGAGACGATAATGAAAGAGAAGTGGTATTTAGGTATGTTAGCTTCTAGAGGCAGAACGATAGCTGGTGGTACATCGGAGATTCTTAGAAATGTGGTTGGTGAGAGAGCTCTTAAACTTCCGAAATAA
- a CDS encoding TldD/PmbA family protein, with the protein MNEEMVKYVQEVKGEEVGLLKVRMRRIIIKLVESKVATIQRMTNSYYFLALKKDSQGFLGRISDLNEKPKLTPVDFFPIMSKNEREYKVVRYNTNILSLFDDLSPLLSLINSEYPLYGIISIDDVERSLVTSKGFNGTENNQSISGYFRVKNKEHSGQWAFSSTNFSPSQIRDSIKKANELASITGKYEISEGKYDVILSPLVMGNLMEGVARMASGYAIMSGMSMLKPGEKAGSDKFTLLDTPKEDRPNSWGFDDEGTFTYNKAIIENGVFTTPLLNNELSTVFKSPSTGNAGWIYPTAWNLEVKEGDTSFESLLSGNVVFINNVWYTRFQNYAEGDFSTVARDATVVYKNGNPVGVVGRVRIADNLKKILKNIVELSKERYSVRWWDAPMQGVYPYALVKDVRLSLA; encoded by the coding sequence ATGAATGAGGAAATGGTAAAATACGTGCAAGAAGTAAAGGGAGAGGAAGTAGGACTATTGAAAGTAAGGATGAGAAGGATAATCATTAAGCTAGTGGAGAGTAAGGTAGCTACAATACAGAGAATGACTAACAGTTACTATTTCTTAGCGTTAAAGAAGGATAGTCAAGGATTCTTAGGTAGGATAAGCGATTTAAATGAGAAACCTAAACTAACTCCTGTAGATTTCTTCCCTATTATGAGTAAAAATGAGCGAGAATACAAAGTGGTTAGGTATAACACTAACATTTTATCACTATTTGACGATCTATCACCTCTTTTATCTCTCATAAATTCAGAATATCCCCTTTACGGTATAATATCGATAGATGATGTGGAAAGGTCCTTGGTCACATCTAAAGGATTTAACGGAACGGAAAACAATCAGAGTATAAGTGGTTACTTTAGGGTTAAGAATAAGGAACATAGTGGGCAATGGGCTTTTTCGTCAACTAATTTCTCTCCCTCTCAAATTAGGGATAGTATAAAGAAGGCTAATGAATTGGCATCAATTACTGGTAAATACGAGATTTCTGAAGGTAAATATGACGTAATTCTCTCTCCTTTAGTGATGGGTAATTTAATGGAGGGTGTTGCGAGGATGGCTTCAGGCTACGCTATAATGTCTGGGATGTCGATGTTAAAGCCTGGAGAAAAAGCTGGATCAGATAAGTTTACATTATTAGATACTCCTAAGGAGGATAGACCTAACTCATGGGGATTCGATGATGAAGGTACGTTTACCTATAACAAGGCTATAATAGAGAATGGTGTATTTACAACTCCTTTACTAAATAATGAACTATCAACTGTCTTTAAATCACCTAGTACTGGAAATGCAGGATGGATATATCCAACAGCGTGGAATTTAGAGGTTAAGGAGGGTGATACTAGTTTTGAATCACTGCTATCCGGTAACGTAGTTTTCATAAACAATGTATGGTATACTAGATTCCAAAACTATGCTGAGGGCGATTTCTCAACCGTAGCTAGAGATGCTACCGTGGTTTATAAGAACGGTAATCCTGTTGGAGTAGTGGGTAGGGTGAGGATAGCCGATAATTTAAAGAAGATTTTAAAGAATATAGTAGAGTTATCTAAAGAGAGATATTCTGTAAGATGGTGGGATGCCCCAATGCAAGGGGTTTACCCATACGCTTTAGTCAAGGACGTTAGGTTAAGTCTAGCGTGA
- a CDS encoding TldD/PmbA family protein — protein MADLESLYDRFRYRYVEVRRHVVSTFGMSFLNGRLMGSFRFRDDGYSVRYFNDGVLYFVSSNNLNDLLNGNNKEYKIEGWEGGFDNTEPKEGSYEVKESKPFDLMSIDEKISFFKNLYEAVKDFRSLKSVSFFYDESVEEKEIIVNGSRIVGRVPRLYVGMSLVLNENNRTATAFYELGGSGGLEVLDRMNLNEVIVDKVRSVTEVLAKGKSFGERTTDVVLSNMLTGIMAHESVGHPFEADRVLGREFAQAGLSYLAELKDNKIGSDVVTVIDDPTIPNSGGYYTIDDEGVEARPKYLIKDGKVNEYLQNRFSSSKFNVKSNGSARAANFDREPLIRMSNTFFKPGNMTFDELLEDVKEGVYIKSYMEWNIDDMRLGQRYVGLEAYEIKNGKIGDPVLFPVFQGKTTELLKAVDAVDNTLVFYPGTCGKGDPDQGIPVWLGGPNMRLRNVRIKVMGNE, from the coding sequence ATGGCTGATCTGGAATCTCTTTACGATAGGTTCAGATACCGTTACGTGGAAGTTAGGAGGCATGTTGTGTCGACGTTTGGGATGTCTTTTCTTAATGGTAGATTGATGGGATCGTTTAGGTTTAGAGATGATGGCTATTCAGTTAGGTATTTCAACGATGGTGTACTATATTTCGTTTCATCAAATAATCTGAATGATTTACTCAATGGTAATAATAAGGAGTATAAGATAGAGGGGTGGGAGGGGGGTTTTGATAATACTGAACCTAAGGAGGGTAGTTATGAGGTTAAAGAGAGCAAACCTTTTGATCTCATGTCAATTGATGAGAAGATAAGCTTCTTCAAGAACCTATATGAAGCTGTGAAAGATTTTCGTTCACTTAAGAGCGTTTCATTTTTCTATGACGAGAGTGTTGAAGAGAAGGAGATCATAGTTAACGGTTCGCGTATAGTTGGAAGGGTTCCTAGGCTTTACGTAGGAATGAGTTTAGTCCTTAACGAAAACAATAGGACAGCTACTGCGTTTTATGAACTTGGAGGAAGTGGTGGATTAGAAGTGTTAGATAGAATGAATTTAAATGAGGTTATAGTGGATAAAGTTAGGTCTGTTACTGAGGTCTTGGCTAAGGGTAAGAGCTTTGGTGAGAGGACTACTGATGTGGTTTTGAGTAATATGTTAACTGGTATAATGGCTCACGAATCTGTTGGGCATCCATTCGAGGCTGATAGGGTTTTAGGTAGGGAATTCGCTCAGGCTGGTTTAAGTTATCTAGCTGAATTGAAGGATAATAAGATAGGTAGTGATGTCGTTACTGTTATAGATGATCCTACAATACCGAATAGTGGTGGTTATTATACAATAGACGATGAGGGTGTTGAAGCTAGGCCTAAATACTTAATTAAGGATGGTAAGGTTAACGAATATTTGCAAAATAGGTTTAGTAGTAGTAAATTTAACGTTAAGAGCAATGGTTCAGCTAGGGCTGCAAACTTTGATAGAGAACCTTTAATTAGGATGTCTAATACTTTCTTTAAACCCGGTAATATGACCTTTGATGAACTTTTAGAAGATGTTAAGGAAGGCGTTTATATAAAGAGTTACATGGAGTGGAATATTGATGACATGAGATTAGGTCAACGATATGTTGGGTTAGAGGCTTATGAGATTAAGAACGGTAAGATTGGTGATCCAGTTCTCTTCCCGGTTTTTCAAGGGAAGACAACTGAATTGTTAAAGGCAGTTGACGCAGTCGACAATACTTTAGTATTCTATCCGGGTACATGTGGTAAGGGTGATCCGGATCAAGGCATACCTGTTTGGCTAGGGGGGCCTAATATGAGATTGAGAAATGTTAGGATTAAGGTGATGGGAAATGAATGA
- a CDS encoding arginine deiminase family protein, with product MFAEWGKLRAVGMHKPGLEVMFGLLDPSSFLYERRFNWSKARREHDNLRRALKEEGVKIYRLRQTIANKIRKNSKFREKVIEKVGINSDDPEFLVELLILRPILSYEKSEKGVQLEVKLTNPLSNLYFMRDQQITTEKGIIMGRMATHQREKEVEVMKLFWEALNMEYKEISRGKLEGGDFFPMGDFSLIGVGVRSNLEGVSELFKILNGEIGIVDWNREEFIHLDTFFNVGSSSSVVSVRSLMEESVVVVYYDGKAIRKTTLYEYVVKEKGFNLIEVSVGEAKNYITNFLTADDGKILSPKNPANRKLEKEYDVIEVEVSNLTGGAGGIHCMTAVIERS from the coding sequence ATGTTTGCTGAGTGGGGAAAGCTTAGAGCTGTAGGAATGCATAAGCCTGGCTTGGAGGTAATGTTTGGTCTTCTAGATCCCTCGTCCTTCCTTTATGAGAGACGATTCAATTGGAGTAAGGCAAGGAGAGAACACGATAACCTTAGAAGAGCGTTAAAAGAAGAAGGAGTTAAAATATATAGACTTAGACAAACAATTGCGAACAAGATTAGAAAGAATAGTAAATTTAGGGAGAAGGTGATAGAAAAAGTTGGAATTAATAGTGATGATCCCGAGTTCCTTGTAGAGTTGTTGATCTTAAGACCGATTCTTAGTTATGAAAAGAGTGAGAAAGGTGTACAGTTAGAGGTTAAACTGACTAACCCTCTTTCTAATCTTTACTTCATGAGAGATCAGCAGATTACTACAGAAAAGGGAATAATAATGGGGAGGATGGCTACACATCAGAGAGAGAAGGAAGTTGAGGTTATGAAGTTGTTTTGGGAGGCGTTAAATATGGAATATAAGGAGATAAGTAGAGGTAAACTTGAGGGTGGAGATTTCTTTCCAATGGGTGATTTTAGCTTAATAGGTGTTGGGGTTAGAAGTAATCTAGAGGGTGTAAGTGAGCTGTTTAAGATTTTGAATGGTGAGATAGGCATAGTAGATTGGAATAGGGAAGAGTTTATCCATTTGGATACTTTCTTCAACGTTGGATCTTCCAGTTCGGTAGTTAGTGTTAGGAGTTTGATGGAGGAGAGTGTGGTTGTAGTTTATTACGATGGGAAGGCTATAAGGAAGACAACACTATATGAGTACGTGGTTAAGGAGAAGGGATTTAATTTGATTGAAGTGAGTGTGGGTGAGGCTAAGAATTACATAACTAATTTTTTGACTGCAGATGACGGTAAGATTTTATCGCCTAAAAATCCCGCAAATAGAAAGCTTGAAAAAGAGTATGATGTAATAGAGGTTGAGGTTTCAAATTTGACTGGTGGTGCTGGTGGTATTCATTGTATGACGGCTGTGATAGAGAGGAGCTAG